In one window of Bos mutus isolate GX-2022 chromosome 13, NWIPB_WYAK_1.1, whole genome shotgun sequence DNA:
- the TCF15 gene encoding transcription factor 15 — protein MAFALLRPVGAHVLYPDVRLLSEDEENRSESDASDQSFGCCEGLEAARRGPGPGGGRRAAGSAGPVVVVRQRQAANARERDRTQSVNTAFTALRTLIPTEPVDRKLSKIETLRLASSYIAHLANVLLLGDAADDGQPCFRAAGSAKSAVSAAPEGGRQPRSICTFCLSNQRKGGSRRDLGGSCLKVRGVAPLRVPRR, from the exons GTGCTGTACCCGGACGTGCGGCTGTTGAGCGAGGACGAGGAGAACCGGAGCGAGAGCGACGCCTCCGATCAGTCGTTCGGCTGCTGCGAGGGCCTGGAGGCGGCACGGCGCGGCCCGGGCCCcgggggcgggcggcgggcggcgggcagCGCGGGCCCGGTGGTGGTGGTGCGACAGCGCCAGGCGGCCAACGCGCGGGAGCGGGACCGCACGCAGAGCGTGAACACGGCCTTCACGGCGCTGCGCACGCTCATCCCCACCGAGCCGGTGGACCGCAAGCTGTCCAAGATCGAGACGCTGCGCCTGGCGTCCAGCTACATCGCACATCTGGCCAACGTGCTGCTGCTGGGCGACGCGGCCGACGACGGGCAGCCGTGCTTCCGAGCTGCGGGCAGTGCCAAGAGCGCGGTCTCCGCCGCCCCCGAAGGCGGCCGCCAGCCACGCTCCATCTGCACCTTCTGCCTCAGCAACCAGCGAAAGGGG GGAAGCCGTCGTGACCTGGGGGGCAGCTGCTTGAAGGTGAGGGGGGTAGCCCCACTCCGAGTGCCACGGAGATGA